Genomic window (Candidatus Bathyarchaeota archaeon):
TTAATCGTGTGTCCACCGTTGATTGCGTTACTGCTTTATTCAATACCTTTCTCTAATCCGCTTGGAACTGTAGCTATTGCGGTGTTGTTTGGTTTAGGAACCGCCCTATCGCCGATTTTGTTGCTGGGCGGGGTTACAGGTTGGCTTTTAAACAAGGCACCCTTATTTCGTAAGTGGATTTCAGTTGGTGGAGCGGCGATATTGATAGTGCTCGGCGCTATCACAATAATAAGCTCGGTAGTGGGACTATGAAAGGTGACAAACGATGATGATGTGGGACATAATCGGTGACATACTAAGATTAACAGTACTTGCAGGCCTAGGCGTAGCAGGTGTTCTCGCAATTCTCATATGGAAGAAAAACCTAGCGTCACGAGTCACTTTTCTGAGGTTTGTTATTCAAGCAGTCTCTTTTGCAACTATATTTTATATTTTTAGCTATACCATTCCACTACTGTATGTTTTGATTTCCGTCTTCGTTATGTCCTTGTTTTTGGGCAGGTTTTTCTGCGGGTGGCTTTGCCCCTTTGCATTTGTCATGGACATTGTGAGTGTTGTTAGAAAAGCATTAAAAATACGGTATCGCCTTATTTCTGAAAAACTCAACAATAGCCTCAATAAATTGCGGTATGTTATCCTGCTGGTTTTCTTGCTTTTGCCTATTGGCTTGTGGTTGCTTGACCCTCCGCCAAACATGGATTTCGCAATAGTAATGATGCAGGTTTTAGCTGGACCTTTCCGTCCATACGGCATTCTGCTTGATCCCATGGTGCCGCTTATAGTGCCATGGTCAAGTGCGCCGTTAATAATTAATGAAATTAACTTTAGTTATCCCTATGTTCAAAACATTATCAATTACGCTGGGCAAAATATTGGTCAAATACTCGGCATAGCCTTTGTCGCTGTAACGCTTGTAGGTTCATTCTTTATTCGGCGTGTCTGGTGCCGCTTCTGCCCAACAGGTTGCTCTTTGGCGGCTGTGAATAAATTCAAGGGCTTTCAAAAGGTACCTGCACTTTACATTGAAAAGGATGAAGAGAAATGCACCAAATGCGGGGTTTGCAAGAGAGTCTGCCCAGCCCAAGTTACTGAAGTTTACGAGCAGAAAGGCGGAAAAATAATTACGTCTATGTGCATGCAATGCTTTCGCTGTGTGGAAATGTGCCCCTACCAAGACACATTGAAAGTAAAATTAGGTAAAAAAACCGTATTCAAGTCAAGAGACTGGTTACAACCACCACCTGAATGAGGAAAAAAGAAATGAAAAGTGAAACTGTTGAAAAAAAGTATATGCCTGAAGTCCCCCGAAAAGAAATCGATGAATTAAAAGCCACCGTTAAGGCTGCATCCCAGAAAATAATGGCTGACAACATCGAGCGCATGAAGAAAGCTGACCCGCACAGACCCGAGGCTATGAAATACTTTGATAATATCGCTGACCTGTTTGGTCAACGCCAAAAAGAAATAGCAGCTGAAAAAGAGAAAGGAAAGAAAGTTATTGGTTACATGTGCCTGTTTGCCCCCACCGAGCTGATTATGGCGGCAGACGCCATTCCAGTGAGGGTGAATTCAGGTTGGTATGATACTTCAAAACTTGGCGACAGGGTTGTTCCTGTTGAGGTCTGCCCAGTTCTCCGCTCAACCATAGGCGCAAAAATGATAGAACTCTCACCTTACCTTGAAATGAGTGACGCTTTAATCAGCGTTCTAACCTGCGATGGCATGACTAAGCTGAGCGAAATCTTGAGCGATTACAAGACAATTTGG
Coding sequences:
- a CDS encoding 4Fe-4S binding protein, whose product is MMMWDIIGDILRLTVLAGLGVAGVLAILIWKKNLASRVTFLRFVIQAVSFATIFYIFSYTIPLLYVLISVFVMSLFLGRFFCGWLCPFAFVMDIVSVVRKALKIRYRLISEKLNNSLNKLRYVILLVFLLLPIGLWLLDPPPNMDFAIVMMQVLAGPFRPYGILLDPMVPLIVPWSSAPLIINEINFSYPYVQNIINYAGQNIGQILGIAFVAVTLVGSFFIRRVWCRFCPTGCSLAAVNKFKGFQKVPALYIEKDEEKCTKCGVCKRVCPAQVTEVYEQKGGKIITSMCMQCFRCVEMCPYQDTLKVKLGKKTVFKSRDWLQPPPE